One genomic window of Pseudomonas aeruginosa includes the following:
- a CDS encoding SPOR domain-containing protein yields the protein MALLERGLKQRIVGALVLIALAVIFLPMLFTREDESRQVVVEAPPRPQSPAMPSVEVQPTEVPELQPGEEGIAPEIVEEGSPAAAGQPSQPIGGLPATPPATQPPAQAQAPAASLPPSQPQPPAAPPSPPPAEKRLDANNLPQSWSVQLASLSNRARAEELQKTLRSQGYNAYIRSFDGMNRVFVGPVIQRAEADRLRDQLSKQQKLNGFVVRFQPERG from the coding sequence ATGGCCTTGCTGGAAAGAGGGCTGAAGCAGCGCATCGTCGGGGCGTTGGTGCTGATCGCCCTGGCGGTGATCTTCCTGCCGATGCTGTTCACCCGCGAAGACGAGTCGCGCCAGGTCGTGGTGGAAGCGCCGCCGCGCCCGCAATCGCCGGCCATGCCCAGTGTCGAGGTGCAGCCGACCGAGGTGCCGGAACTGCAGCCCGGCGAGGAAGGCATCGCTCCCGAGATCGTCGAGGAAGGCTCCCCGGCCGCCGCCGGCCAGCCCAGCCAGCCGATCGGCGGCCTGCCGGCGACCCCGCCGGCCACCCAGCCGCCCGCCCAGGCCCAGGCGCCGGCCGCCAGCCTGCCGCCAAGCCAGCCGCAACCGCCCGCTGCGCCGCCGAGCCCGCCGCCCGCGGAGAAGCGCCTGGACGCCAACAACCTGCCGCAGAGCTGGTCGGTACAGCTTGCCAGCCTGTCCAACCGGGCGCGCGCCGAGGAATTGCAGAAGACCCTGCGCTCCCAGGGCTACAACGCCTACATCCGCAGCTTCGACGGGATGAACCGGGTCTTCGTCGGGCCGGTGATCCAGCGCGCCGAGGCGGATCGCCTGCGCGACCAGTTGAGCAAGCAGCAGAAGCTCAACGGCTTCGTCGTGCGCTTCCAGCCGGAACGCGGTTGA
- a CDS encoding CvpA family protein, with amino-acid sequence MAFTWVDWTMVAIIVVSSLISLSRGFVKEALSLLTWIVAGAVAWMFGGALAQHLGEYIQTPSARIIAACALLFIATLLLGALVNYLIGELIRVTGLSGTDRFLGMVFGGARGVLLVVLLVGLLSLAPVQQDPWWQQSVLMPHFLMVADWSKNFILGFAGQWLPAAPITPPSGIGGLLPSQ; translated from the coding sequence GTGGCATTTACCTGGGTCGATTGGACGATGGTCGCCATCATCGTCGTTTCCAGCCTGATCAGTCTGAGTCGCGGCTTCGTCAAGGAAGCCTTGTCCCTGCTTACCTGGATAGTCGCCGGCGCGGTGGCCTGGATGTTCGGCGGGGCGCTGGCGCAGCACCTGGGCGAGTACATCCAGACCCCCTCGGCCCGCATCATCGCAGCCTGCGCGCTGCTGTTCATCGCGACCCTGCTGCTCGGGGCGCTGGTCAACTACCTCATCGGCGAACTGATCCGGGTCACCGGCCTCTCCGGCACCGACCGCTTCCTCGGCATGGTCTTCGGCGGTGCGCGCGGCGTACTGCTGGTCGTGCTGCTGGTCGGCCTGCTCAGCCTGGCCCCGGTACAGCAGGACCCTTGGTGGCAGCAGTCGGTGCTGATGCCGCATTTCCTGATGGTTGCCGACTGGTCGAAGAACTTCATTCTCGGTTTCGCCGGCCAGTGGTTGCCGGCCGCGCCGATAACGCCGCCGAGCGGCATCGGCGGGCTGCTTCCCAGCCAGTGA